Below is a genomic region from Anoxybacillus flavithermus.
TTTTACAACATTCCCTTCTCCAAAATCCACACCACTCGGCACTTGAACAATTGATAAACCCGCTTGCTTCACAAGTTTTTTCGCATCCTCCGTACCATGCGGAATGGCTACAAAATTCCCCATATATGTTGAAGTTAACGCTTCTCGTTCAAACATTTTGTCAATATAAAACTCCTCTACGTATCCTTGCTCAACTAAAATACGTCCTGCTAATCGAATCGCTTCTTCTTTCGTTTTTACGTCTG
It encodes:
- a CDS encoding PTS mannitol transporter subunit IIA, with the translated sequence MIVTVLKKENIVLGADVKTKEEAIRLAGRILVEQGYVEEFYIDKMFEREALTSTYMGNFVAIPHGTEDAKKLVKQAGLSIVQVPSGVDFGEGNVVKILIGIAGKDNEHLEILSKVAIVCSEEENIQKMISATTEEEILQLLNEVK